In Camelina sativa cultivar DH55 chromosome 16, Cs, whole genome shotgun sequence, a single window of DNA contains:
- the LOC104753849 gene encoding protein BRASSINAZOLE-RESISTANT 1 produces the protein STYFPFLRNGGIPSSLPSLRISNSCPVTPPISSPTSKNPKPLPNWDSIAQQSMAIAKQSMASFNYPFYAVSAPASPTHRQFHTPATIPECDESDSSTVDSGHWISFQKFAQQQQQPMFSASMVPTSPTFNLVKPAPPQMFPNAAAFQEIGQSSEFKFENSQVKPWEGERIHDVGMEDLELTLGNGKARG, from the coding sequence TCCACCTACTTCCCCTTCCTCAGAAACGGTGGCATTCCTTCCTCTCTACCTTCCCTCAGAATCTCAAACAGTTGTCCCGTTACCCCACCTATCTCGTCTCCAACTTCCAAGAATCCTAAACCGTTGCCCAACTGGGACTCTATTGCTCAGCAGTCCATGGCTATTGCTAAACAATCCATGGCGTCTTTTAACTATCCTTTCTATGCGGTTTCTGCACCTGCTAGTCCGACGCATCGCCAGTTTCATACCCCGGCTACTATACCTGAATGTGATGAGTCTGACTCTTCCACTGTTGATTCTGGTCATTGGATAAGCTTTCAGAAGTTTGCTCAACAGCAACAGCAGCCTATGTTCTCTGCCTCTATGGTCCCAACTTCTCCTACTTTCAATCTTGTGAAACCCGCTCCTCCGCAGATGTTTCCAAATGCTGCTGCGTTCCAAGAGATTGGTCAAAGCTCTGAATTTAAATTTGAGAATAGCCAAGTTAAGCCGTGGGAAGGAGAGAGGATACATGATGTTGGTATGGAGGATCTTGAGCTTACACTTGGAAATGGCAAGGCTCGTGGTTGA
- the LOC104751380 gene encoding uncharacterized protein LOC104751380 isoform X3, translating to MSVVSKLRSPVKPMVVESRAILCSTGNRFKVTNTEITKKPQQRVTKSPAAKKKPDSSLSASTDDSSSSTSSSERSTVKTTNSGKIITPSKRNGVVTTKLNDVAAVAVVKDISPKIPGPVKRCHWITPNSDPIYVLFHDEEWGVPVRDDKKLFELLVFSQALAEFSWPSILHKREDFRKLFEEFDPSAISQFTEKRLTSLRVNGCLILSEQKLRAIVENAKSVLKVKQEYGSFSNYCWRFVNHKPLRNGYRYGRQVPVKSPKAEYISKDMMQRGFRCVGPTVIYSFLQASGIVNDHLTACFRYQECDVETENELKSLEMDTKLHSPRLV from the exons ATGTCTGTAGTCTCTAAGCTTCGTTCTCCGGTTAAACCAATGGTTGTTGAGTCTCGAGCTATCCTCTGTTCAACCGGGAACAGATTCAAGGTTACGAACACAGAGATTACAAAGAAGCCACAACAACGAGTGACGAAATCTCCGGCGGCGAAGAAGAAGCCGGACTCGAGTTTGTCAGCTTCGACTgatgattcatcttcttccacttcatccTCGGAACGTTCAACGGTAAAGACGACGAACTCTGGGAAAATCATAACTCCGTCTAAACGGAACGGAGTAGTAACTACGAAGCTCAATGATGTCGCCGCCGTTGCCGTCGTTAAAGACATTTCTCCTAAAATTCCGGGACCGGTCAAGAGATGCCACTGGATCACACCTAAttcag ACCCGATCTATGTGTTGTTCCATGACGAGGAATGGGGTGTTCCAGTTCGTGACGATAAGAAACTCTTCGAGCTACTTGTGTTCTCACAAGCATTGGCTGAGTTTAGCTGGCCTTCAATCCTGCACAAAAGAGAGGACTTTAG GAAGCTCTTTGAAGAGTTTGATCCTTCAGCTATATCACAATTCACAGAGAAGAGGTTGACGTCTCTTAGAGTAAACGG GTGTCTAATTCTATCCGAGCAGAAGCTGCGAGCAATTGTAGAGAACGCAAAATCAGTTCTTAAG GTCAAGCAAGAATATGGATCATTCAGCAATTATTGTTGGAGATTTGTGAACCACAAGCCATTAAGAAATGGCTATCGTTATGGTCGTCAAGTGCCGGTTAAGTCGCCAAAGGCAGAGTACATTAGTAAAGATATGATGCAGAGAGGGTTTCGCTGCGTTGGTCCTACTGTTATCTATTCCTTCTTGCAGGCCTCTGGCATTGTGAATGATCATCTCACAGCTTGTTTCAGATACCAAGAATGTGATGTTGAGACTGAGAATGAACTGAAAAGCCTTGAGATGGACACCAAACTGCATTCTCCACGGCTTGTTTGA
- the LOC104751383 gene encoding cytochrome P450 734A1-like: MTVLFIIVLVFFFFLVFRFIYSYLWVPWRIQSHFKKQSVTGPRYRIFTGNSGEVSRLTAEAKAKPIPSGNNPHEFVHRVAPHYHEWSRAYGKTFLYWFGSKPVVATSDPRFIREALTTGGSFDRIGHNPLSKLLYAQGLPGLRGDQWAFHRRIAKQAFTMEKLKRWVPQMVTSTMMFLEKWEEMRNGAEEIELEVHKEMHDLSVDMLSRTAFGNSVEEGKEIFALQERMMRLFYLVRWSVYIPGFRFFPSKTNKEIWRIEKQIRGSILKLIESNKTTAVEYSGTMLQAFMSSYTNQNGQEEKLGIEEVIDECKTFYFAAKETTGNLLTFVLVLLAMHQEWQNIAREEVIRVLGPTGFPTLDVLQDLKALSMIINETLRLYPPAMTLNRDTLRRAKLGNLDIPAGSQIYLSVVAMHHDTETWGNDAEEFNPRRFEDPKKQSALLVPFGLGPRTCVGQNLAVNETKTVLATILKHYSFRLSPSYAHAPVLFVTLQPQNGAHLLFSRISS, from the exons ATGACAGTGCTCTTCATCATCGTCTtggtctttttcttctttcttgtcttCAGATTCATCTACAGCTATCTATGGGTTCCTTGGAGAATCCAATCTCACTTCAAGAAACAGAGCGTGACGGGTCCTCGTTACCGGATATTCACCGGAAACTCCGGAGAGGTGAGCCGATTAACGGCGGAGGCGAAAGCAAAGCCGATTCCTTCCGGGAACAATCCTCATGAGTTCGTCCACCGTGTGGCGCCTCACTACCACGAGTGGTCACGTGCCTACGGGAAGACGTTTCTCTACTGGTTCGGGTCGAAACCGGTTGTGGCAACGTCGGATCCGAGATTCATCCGAGAAGCTTTAACGACGGGTGGGTCGTTTGATCGAATCGGGCATAACCCTTTGTCTAAGCTGCTTTATGCTCAGGGTCTTCCTGGTCTTAGAGGCGATCAATGGGCTTTCCATAGAAGAATCGCTAAACAAGCTTTTACAATGGAGAAACTCAAG AGGTGGGTGCCGCAAATGGTGACAAGTACTATGATGTTTTTGGAGAAATGGGAGGAGATGAGAAACGGAGCAGAAGAGATTGAGTTAGAGGTACACAAAGAGATGCACGATTTGTCTGTAGATATGTTATCAAGAACAGCTTTTGGGAACAGCGTGGAGGAAGGGAAAGAAATCTTTGCGCTGCAGGAGCGTATGATGCGTCTTTTCTATCTGGTTCGATGGAGCGTTTACATCCCCGGATTCAG ATTCTTTCCTTCGAAGACTAATAAAGAGATATGGAGGATCGAGAAACAAATCCGTGGTTCTATCCTGAAACTGATagaaagcaacaaaacaacagcTGTTGAGTACTCAGGAACTATGCTTCAGGCTTTTATGTCTTCTTACACGAATCAGAATGGTCAAGAAGAGAAGCTTGGGATTGAAGAAGTTATAGACGAATGCAAAACCTTCTACTTTGCAGCTAAGGAAACAACTGGTAACCTTCTGACGTTTGTTTTAGTTCTCTTAGCTATGCACCAAGAATGGCAAAACATTGCTCGGGAAGAAGTCATACGCGTCCTCGGACCAACCGGGTTTCCTACTCTAGACGTCTTACAAGATCTCAAGGCT CTAAGTATGATAATCAACGAGACTCTCCGGCTCTACCCTCCAGCAATGACACTAAACCGTGACACACTTAGGAGAGCTAAGCTCGGAAACCTTGACATTCCTGCAGGAAGTCAAATATATCTATCAGTTGTCGCGATGCACCACGACACAGAAACATGGGGAAACGACGCAGAGGAGTTTAATCCGCGTAGGTTTGAAGATCCTAAGAAACAATCAGCTCTGCTTGTACCGTTTGGGTTAGGGCCGAGGACTTGTGTGGGACAGAATCTTGCTGTGAATGAGACCAAAACTGTTCTGGCTACGATCTTGAAGCATTACAGTTTCAGGTTGTCTCCAAGTTATGCTCATGCTCCTGTTTTGTTTGTGACCTTGCAGCCTCAAAACGGTGCTCATCTTCTCTTCAGTAGGATTTCGAGTTAA
- the LOC104751380 gene encoding uncharacterized protein LOC104751380 isoform X1: MSVVSKLRSPVKPMVVESRAILCSTGNRFKVTNTEITKKPQQRVTKSPAAKKKPDSSLSASTDDSSSSTSSSERSTVKTTNSGKIITPSKRNGVVTTKLNDVAAVAVVKDISPKIPGPVKRCHWITPNSDPIYVLFHDEEWGVPVRDDKKLFELLVFSQALAEFSWPSILHKREDFRKLFEEFDPSAISQFTEKRLTSLRVNGCLILSEQKLRAIVENAKSVLKVKQEYGSFSNYCWRFVNHKPLRNGYRYGRQVPVKSPKAEYISKDMMQRGFRCVGPTVIYSFLQASGIVNDHLTACFRYQECNVETENELKSLEMDTKLDLHSPRLV, translated from the exons ATGTCTGTAGTCTCTAAGCTTCGTTCTCCGGTTAAACCAATGGTTGTTGAGTCTCGAGCTATCCTCTGTTCAACCGGGAACAGATTCAAGGTTACGAACACAGAGATTACAAAGAAGCCACAACAACGAGTGACGAAATCTCCGGCGGCGAAGAAGAAGCCGGACTCGAGTTTGTCAGCTTCGACTgatgattcatcttcttccacttcatccTCGGAACGTTCAACGGTAAAGACGACGAACTCTGGGAAAATCATAACTCCGTCTAAACGGAACGGAGTAGTAACTACGAAGCTCAATGATGTCGCCGCCGTTGCCGTCGTTAAAGACATTTCTCCTAAAATTCCGGGACCGGTCAAGAGATGCCACTGGATCACACCTAAttcag ACCCGATCTATGTGTTGTTCCATGACGAGGAATGGGGTGTTCCAGTTCGTGACGATAAGAAACTCTTCGAGCTACTTGTGTTCTCACAAGCATTGGCTGAGTTTAGCTGGCCTTCAATCCTGCACAAAAGAGAGGACTTTAG GAAGCTCTTTGAAGAGTTTGATCCTTCAGCTATATCACAATTCACAGAGAAGAGGTTGACGTCTCTTAGAGTAAACGGGTGTCTAATTCTATCCGAGCAGAAGCTGCGAGCAATTGTAGAGAACGCAAAATCAGTTCTTAAG GTCAAGCAAGAATATGGATCATTCAGCAATTATTGTTGGAGATTTGTGAACCACAAGCCATTAAGAAATGGCTATCGTTATGGTCGTCAAGTGCCGGTTAAGTCGCCAAAGGCAGAGTACATTAGTAAAGATATGATGCAGAGAGGGTTTCGCTGCGTTGGTCCTACTGTTATCTATTCCTTCTTGCAGGCCTCTGGCATTGTGAATGATCATCTCACAGCTTGTTTCAGATACCAAGAATGTAATGTTGAGACTGAGAATGAACTGAAAAGCCTTGAGATGGACACCAAACTGGATCTGCATTCTCCACGGCTTGTTTGA
- the LOC109129700 gene encoding uncharacterized protein LOC109129700: MPLEPIRFLRTSAGVIVGGFVIISAVSSAAIGAFRYTIEEKRKRNGLACRVCRGKGFYICKLCKGNATIRWSPLYDPVCINPCLCPTCDGQRIQRCLNCLGKEYY; encoded by the exons ATGCCACTAGAACCGATTAGGTTCTTGAGAACCAGCGCTGGCGTAATTGTTGGCGGGTTTGTGATCATAAGCGCTGTTTCCTCAGCAGCTATAGGAGCATTTCGATATACAATTGAAGAGAAACGGAAGAGAAACGGATTGGCTTGTAGAGTTTGTCGTGGAAAAGGGTTTTACATATGCAAATTATGCAAAGGAAACGCAACGATTAGATGGTCACCGTTGTACGATCCAGTTTGTATCAATCCATGTCTTTGCCCTACTTGCGATGGTCAAAG GATACAACGATGTCTCAACTGCTTAGGAAAGGAGTACTATTAG
- the LOC104751382 gene encoding uncharacterized membrane protein At1g75140-like: MPTLMADSRKGKSFFFCFSFFVSLSLLFLLPSFSGASTVVTASESESDPILFENSDASPGVVVTSSESDRQSVSLHRLEELVRNLTEVVARLDAKLSDETLIKVKKEISRDEIEEEGINREKAKAFSVTKYSPFWSERFEFTSAVKLDSDATCINVLPFRDYEGLSKYFAVGDSSGRVFVFLRNGDVLVEFFTTCDSPVTAMVSYMSVYKNESFVVTGHQSGVILLHRLREGSIGEDWSSAVMECVGKFVGIEDGLEVTLLEVHHVGRVRYILATDLSGKLTVFSANRTVYGSVTPSSRPLVFLKQRLLFLTETGAGSLDLRSMKIKESECEGLNHSLARSYVFDASERSKAYGFTSEGEIIHVLLLGDIMNFKCRVRSKKKVQLEEPVALQAIKGYLLVVNQEKVFVYNVSTQHYVPTTGPRLLFPAALEDIRSTFLSHRESSKTTYHQKREKATTPLIASDREKLLVMGLGDGYVATYKSKLPISKAEFNTMLWSSPVFFFILFLFGAWHFFAKKKESLTAWGPDDPFASTTMSSSTTTTTTTAQNSSAFAETIRRNDDHMDLRRRYVSPSQYPPGAATSAYRSVGSNDPNSRAPVETTNYRTTAQEMKYRGGSGLDSSGFGKRRESLFGNNKALDDET; encoded by the coding sequence ATGCCCACTTTAATGGCGGATTCTCGAAAAGGCAAGTCCTTTTTTTTCTGCTTCTCCTTCTTTGTCTCACTTAGTTTGCTTTTCCTTTTACCGTCTTTCTCGGGTGCATCTACTGTTGTCACCGCTTCCGAGTCCGAGTCCGATCCGATTCTGTTCGAGAACTCAGATGCTTCTCCTGGAGTCGTCGTGACCAGCAGCGAATCCGACAGACAAAGTGTTTCGTTGCATAGACTCGAGGAACTTGTTAGGAATCTTACGGAAGTAGTTGCTAGGTTAGATGCTAAGTTATCTGATGAAACTCTGATTAAGGTAAAGAAAGAGATCAGTCGTGatgagatcgaagaagaagggATTAATAGAGAGAAAGCCAAGGCTTTTTCTGTGACAAAGTACAGTCCTTTCTGGTCCGAGAGATTCGAATTCACATCAGCTGTGAAATTAGACTCCGACGCTACTTGTATCAACGTGTTGCCGTTTCGAGATTACGAAGGTTTAAGCAAGTATTTCGCAGTTGGGGATTCTAGTGGTAGGGTTTTTGTCTTCTTGAGAAATGGTGATGTTTTGGTTGAGTTTTTCACTACCTGCGATTCACCAGTCACGGCGATGGTGTCTTACATGTCTGTGTATAAGAACGAGAGCTTTGTTGTGACTGGTCACCAGAGCGGAGTCATCTTGTTGCATAGACTCCGCGAGGGCTCAATCGGGGAAGACTGGAGTTCCGCTGTGATGGAATGTGTTGGCAAGTTTGTTGGCATTGAGGACGGTTTGGAAGTGACTCTACTGGAAGTGCATCATGTGGGTCGAGTTAGGTATATATTGGCGACGGATCTTAGCGGAAAGCTCACGGTTTTCTCTGCGAACAGAACGGTTTATGGCTCCGTTACCCCATCTAGTAGACCGCTTGTGTTCTTGAAGCAGAGGCTGTTGTTTCTCACTGAGACTGGTGCTGGTTCATTGGACTTAAGAAGCATGAAGATCAAAGAATCTGAGTGTGAAGGTTTAAACCATTCTCTAGCGAGAAGTTATGTTTTTGATGCGTCAGAACGGTCTAAAGCTTACGGATTTACATCCGAAGGCGAGATCATTCACGTATTGCTCCTCGGAGATATCATGAACTTCAAATGTAGAGTGAGATCAAAGAAAAAGGTTCAGTTGGAGGAGCCTGTAGCGTTACAAGCCATCAAAGGTTATCTACTTGTAGTCAACCAAGAGAAAGTCTTTGTATACAATGTATCGACTCAACACTACGTTCCAACCACTGGTCCTCGGCTTCTTTTCCCCGCTGCATTGGAAGATATCAGATCAACGTTCTTGAGCCATCGAGAATCATCTAAAACCACTTATCACCAGAAGCGCGAAAAGGCAACAACTCCTTTGATAGCAAGCGACCGTGAAAAGCTGCTTGTGATGGGTTTAGGAGATGGATACGTCGCTACTTACAAATCAAAGCTTCCGATCTCCAAAGCAGAATTCAACACAATGCTTTGGAGCAGtcctgtcttcttcttcatactttTCTTATTTGGCGCTTGGCATTTTTTCGCCAAGAAGAAAGAATCTCTCACTGCTTGGGGACCTGACGATCCTTTCGCCTCCACAACAatgtcttcttctactactactactactacaactGCACAAAACAGTTCCGCATTCGCTGAAACAATTAGGAGAAACGACGACCACATGGATCTTCGAAGAAGGTATGTCTCCCCATCTCAGTATCCCCCTGGAGCAGCAACAAGTGCTTACCGTTCAGTAGGCTCTAACGACCCGAACTCAAGAGCACCAGTGGAAACTACTAACTACAGAACAACCGCACAGGAAATGAAATATCGTGGTGGGTCAGGTCTTGATTCAAGTGGGTTTGGtaaaagaagagagagcttGTTTGGTAACAACAAAGCTTTAGACGACGAAACTTAG
- the LOC104751381 gene encoding J domain-containing protein required for chloroplast accumulation response 1-like translates to MQTLQSSETVLLASSSSPPLVLRNPSGVNDDVDIDFGDVFGGPPKRRSKVVVANNNEATRHSFSESALRRRDVIANIGALVPQDEKPVFGEETSVRRRFTSDDFFDDIFRVNESSSSSSSSPMMMKKKEREPFGSSLLGSRILSPALKPESSGTSFPAQFSLPAKAKEIPTFGSATRSLSKNKETVSSSPLSRTSSKADMVSTGKSDSDGSCDDTPRVVVTGKGRQFHFSIYKWPNKGVPVVIWGSSRLSSMSKAEETTTPVTLSGPQSTSSVEKAGKDVEEEGEIGLSSLNEEKKTSKKRPGVQTEEVKTEFDFVSEQAFSGVSTAREATVKPLHSVDSMSEQAFSGLSKAYEATVKPLHSIFKDNNEKQGEEIVPEREVRKGKGKAKSTRSSTEDSRTKKKPQGMKSSLDSPIPDKSSFASSSATPEVGKDGAKGKVSDFVKIFSQGASVGAGGESLGKSSRWRRAKETPKTDINHDSANDKETVNISDQPKKSTSDIPAMDRDQKRPQATQEKVSDRESLKNNKARGVNEQEERQEPTTAHTTSEDIDEPFHVNFDVEDITQDENQMEETTNNAEEIQSIDAKIRKWSSGKSGNIRSLLSTLQYILWSGSGWRPVPLMDMIEGNAVRKSYQRALLILHPDKLQQKGASSNQKYMAEKVFELLQEAWDHFNTLGPV, encoded by the exons ATGCAGACATTACAAAGCTCAGAAACCGTTCTTTTAGCCTCCTCCAGCTCACCACCACTCGTGTTACGTAATCCCAGCGGCGTTAATGACGACGTTGACATCGATTTCGGTGACGTGTTCGGTGGTCCTCCTAAGAGACGCTCTAAAGTAGTTGTAGCTAATAATAACGAAGCCACGCGGCATAGCTTCAGCGAATCCGCTCTCCGGCGGCGTGACGTCATCGCCAACATCGGCGCTCTGGTTCCTCAAGACGAGAAGCCTGTCTTCGGAGAAGAGACGTCGGTCCGGCGTCGTTTCACCAGCGATGATTTCTTCGACGATATTTTCAGAGTGAATgaatcgtcgtcttcttcttcttcttcgccgatgatgatgaagaagaaggagcgaGAACCGTTCGGGTCATCACTTCTGGGTTCTCGGATCCTTAGCCCGGCTCTCAAACCCGAATCTTCAGGGACTTCGTTTCCTGCTCAGTTCAG TTTACCTGCAAAAGCAAAGGAGATTCCCACATTTGGTTCAGCTACTCGTAGTTTAAGCAAGAACAAAGAAACTGTTTCGAGCTCTCCTTTGTCAAGAACTTCTAGTAAAGCCGATATGGTCTCTACTGGTAAATCAGATTCAGATGGTTCTTGTGATGATACTCCAAGAGTTGTTGTTACTGGCAAAGGCAGGCAGTTTCATTTCTCTATCTACAAGTGGCCTAATAAAGGAGTTCCTGTTGTCATTTGGGGCAGTTCTAGATTGAGTTCTATGTCTAAAGCTGAGGAGACAACAACCCCTGTGACATTGAGTGGTCCTCAATCTACTTCTTCTGTTGAGAAAGCGGGtaaagatgttgaagaagaaggagaaattgGTTTATCTAGTTTGAATGAGGAAAAGAAGACATCCAAGAAACGTCCTGGTGTTCAGACAGAAGAAGTGAAAacagaatttgattttgtgtctgAACAGGCCTTCTCTGGTGTGTCAACGGCGCGTGAAGCTACTGTGAAGCCTCTTCATTCAGTTGATTCGATGTCTGAACAGGCCTTCTCTGGTTTGTCAAAAGCGTATGAAGCTACTGTGAAGCCTCTTCATTCTATTTTTAAGGATAATAATGAGAAGCAAG GTGAGGAAATAGTACCagagagagaagtgagaaaaggTAAAGGCAAAGCCAAGAGCACGCGAAGTTCTACTGAAGattcaagaacaaagaagaaaccacAAGGCATGAAAAGTTCTTTGGATAGCCCGATACCCGATAAATCCAGCTTCGCAAGTTCATCCGCAACACCAGAAGTTGGCAAAGATGGAGCCAAAGGAAAAGTGAGTGACTTTGTTAAGATTTTCAGTCAAGGAGCTTCAGTTGGAGCAGGTGGGGAATCTCTTGGAAAAAGCTCTAGATGGAGGAGAGCTAAAGAAACTCCCAAGACTGATATTAATCATGACAGTGCTAATGACAAGGAAACTGTAAACATTTCTGATCAACCAAAGAAATCGACTTCAGATATTCCTGCTATG GATCGGGATCAGAAGCGTCCACAAGCAACTCAGGAAAAGGTTTCAGATCGGGAGAGCCTGAAGAATAATAAGGCTCGTGGTGTTAATGAACAAGAAGAGCGTCAAGAACCAACCACAG CACATACAACCTCGGAGGATATAGATGAGCCCTTCCATGTAAACTTTGAT GTGGAGGATATAACACAAGATGAAAACCAAATGGAAGAAACCACTAATAATGCTGAAGAAATCCAG AGCATTGATGCTAAAATTCGCAAGTGGTCAAGCGGAAAGAGCGGAAACATTCGGTCTCTTCTGTCCACGCTGCAATAT ATTCTTTGGTCCGGGAGCGGGTGGAGACCAGTTCCTCTAATGGATATGATAGAAGGAAACGCGGTTAGAAAATCGTACCAGAGGGCGTTACTAATCCTTCATCCAGACAAACTACAACAAAAGGGTGCCTCTTCAAACCAAAAATACATGGCTGAGAAAGTTTTCGAGTTATTACAG GAAGCATGGGACCACTTCAACACTCTCGGACCggtttaa
- the LOC104751380 gene encoding uncharacterized protein LOC104751380 isoform X2 — protein sequence MSVVSKLRSPVKPMVVESRAILCSTGNRFKVTNTEITKKPQQRVTKSPAAKKKPDSSLSASTDDSSSSTSSSERSTVKTTNSGKIITPSKRNGVVTTKLNDVAAVAVVKDISPKIPGPVKRCHWITPNSDPIYVLFHDEEWGVPVRDDKKLFELLVFSQALAEFSWPSILHKREDFRKLFEEFDPSAISQFTEKRLTSLRVNGCLILSEQKLRAIVENAKSVLKVKQEYGSFSNYCWRFVNHKPLRNGYRYGRQVPVKSPKAEYISKDMMQRGFRCVGPTVIYSFLQASGIVNDHLTACFRYQECDVETENELKSLEMDTKLHSPRLV from the exons ATGTCTGTAGTCTCTAAGCTTCGTTCTCCGGTTAAACCAATGGTTGTTGAGTCTCGAGCTATCCTCTGTTCAACCGGGAACAGATTCAAGGTTACGAACACAGAGATTACAAAGAAGCCACAACAACGAGTGACGAAATCTCCGGCGGCGAAGAAGAAGCCGGACTCGAGTTTGTCAGCTTCGACTgatgattcatcttcttccacttcatccTCGGAACGTTCAACGGTAAAGACGACGAACTCTGGGAAAATCATAACTCCGTCTAAACGGAACGGAGTAGTAACTACGAAGCTCAATGATGTCGCCGCCGTTGCCGTCGTTAAAGACATTTCTCCTAAAATTCCGGGACCGGTCAAGAGATGCCACTGGATCACACCTAAttcag ACCCGATCTATGTGTTGTTCCATGACGAGGAATGGGGTGTTCCAGTTCGTGACGATAAGAAACTCTTCGAGCTACTTGTGTTCTCACAAGCATTGGCTGAGTTTAGCTGGCCTTCAATCCTGCACAAAAGAGAGGACTTTAG GAAGCTCTTTGAAGAGTTTGATCCTTCAGCTATATCACAATTCACAGAGAAGAG GTTGACGTCTCTTAGAGTAAACGGGTGTCTAATTCTATCCGAGCAGAAGCTGCGAGCAATTGTAGAGAACGCAAAATCAGTTCTTAAG GTCAAGCAAGAATATGGATCATTCAGCAATTATTGTTGGAGATTTGTGAACCACAAGCCATTAAGAAATGGCTATCGTTATGGTCGTCAAGTGCCGGTTAAGTCGCCAAAGGCAGAGTACATTAGTAAAGATATGATGCAGAGAGGGTTTCGCTGCGTTGGTCCTACTGTTATCTATTCCTTCTTGCAGGCCTCTGGCATTGTGAATGATCATCTCACAGCTTGTTTCAGATACCAAGAATGTGATGTTGAGACTGAGAATGAACTGAAAAGCCTTGAGATGGACACCAAACTGCATTCTCCACGGCTTGTTTGA
- the LOC104751378 gene encoding protein BRASSINAZOLE-RESISTANT 1-like: MTSDGATSTSAAARRKPSWRERENNRRRERRRRAVAAKIYTGLRAQGDYNLPKHCDNNEVLKALCSEAGWVVEEDGTTYRKGCKPLHGEIASTGMHSPLSSAFQSPIPSYQVSPSSSSFPSPSRGEPNSTYFPFLRNGGIPSSLPSLRISNSCPVTPPVTSPTSKNPKPLPNWDSIAQQSMAIAKQSMASFNYPFYAVSAPASPTHRQFHTPATIPECDESDSSTVDSGHWISFQKFAQQHQQPIFSASMVPTSPTFNLVKPAPPQMSPNASAFQEIGQSSEFKFENSQVKPWEGERIHDVGMEDLELTLGNGKARG, translated from the exons ATGACGTCTGACGGTGCTACGTCGACATCAGCAGCAGCGAGGAGGAAACCGTCgtggagagagagggagaataATCGGAGGAGAGAGAGACGGAGAAGAGCTGTAGCTGCTAAGATATACACTGGTCTTAGAGCTCAAGGGGATTATAATTTGCCTAAACATTGTGATAATAATGAGGTCCTTAAGGCTCTTTGTTCTGAAGCTGGTTGGGTTGTTGAAGAAGACGGTACTACTTATCGCAAg GGATGCAAGCCTCTACATGGTGAGATAGCTTCAACAGGGATGCATAGCCCTCTTTCATCAGCTTTTCAAAGTCCAATCCCGTCTTACCAAGTCAGcccttcttcctcatctttcCCAAGTCCCTCTCGTGGTGAACCAAATTCCACCTACTTCCCCTTCCTCAGAAACGGTGGCATTCCttcctctcttccttctctcaGAATCTCAAACAGTTGTCCCGTTACCCCACCTGTCACGTCTCCAACTTCCAAGAATCCTAAACCGTTGCCCAACTGGGACTCTATTGCTCAGCAGTCCATGGCTATTGCTAAACAATCCATGGCGTCTTTTAATTATCCTTTCTATGCGGTTTCTGCACCTGCTAGTCCTACACATCGCCAGTTTCATACCCCGGCTACTATACCTGAATGTGATGAGTCTGACTCTTCTACTGTTGATTCTGGTCATTGGATAAGTTTTCAGAAGTTTGcacaacaacatcaacagcCTATATTCTCTGCCTCTATGGTCCCAACTTCTCCTACTTTCAATCTTGTGAAACCCGCTCCTCCGCAGATGTCTCCAAATGCTTCTGCGTTCCAAGAGATTGGTCAAAGCTCTGAATTTAAATTTGAGAATAGCCAAGTTAAGCCGTGGGAAGGAGAGAGGATACATGATGTTGGTATGGAGGATCTTGAGCTTACACTTGGAAATGGCAAGGCTCGTGGTTGA